The Danio aesculapii chromosome 7, fDanAes4.1, whole genome shotgun sequence DNA window gctaaaaattcaggagggctaataattttgacttcaactgtatatgcataagGGTATCAATAAAAAATGATGCTTCCATCTTGTAATATGagaaaatagcttttaaaaacagGTTTCTTGATTGGCACTGATAATTCCATGAACAAAGaagtttttattaaatgtttctcattcttatacacatttttttaagttcTGTTCACAAGAAAGGTCTTTGGGAAACCAAAATGCTGCTTCTATTTCATCACAGTGTGCTTTTCCAGTATAAAGAGTCTTTTGTTGAATGGAAAGGTTTcaggatgttaaaggttcttcatggaaccattgTTTCCAATACAGTCTTTAATGAAGGTTCTTTACTGGCATTGAAGTTCCCATGAATAACCTTTAACCTCAATGGAAACCTTTTCACACTAAGTAAACATTCCACTTTTAAGGATTCTTTATTGACAGAGAATTTGAGGAACCAAAACTGTTCTATTTCTTCCTAATGTAAATGTTAAATGCTATTGCCTTATATTTTGCCTTTGCCTTATATTTATTGCCTTTGTAGTCTGAGTGTTCCCATATGCCATAATAAAACCATCATAAAATATCTATAATCACCTCTTTTATATCTTATTTGCAAAATAAAGAGAAACAAGAATTCAGCTTGTGCTATTATGagtaatgtaaaacaaaatacaataataccAGCTGAAATCCCTGCAGCATGACATATTTGTGAGTGATTTTGAGTCACAGTCATCTGTTTGGCAGCAGCTGCACTTCCAGCTCGACCAACTGGAGTCAAAGTCAATGACAGGCTGGAGCTCATCTTATCAAAAAGTCATAAAGCAGAGGGTAGTCTGTCTGTTTAGGAGACATGCTGTCCCTAAATAGGAACTTACTGATATGCTGTATACACACAGATCGAACTTTGAACTGTGTGCTTATGATGACGTGACTGATAAACACCCATTATTGTGGGATGGGGGAGAGATAAACCTCAGGCCATGTAGATTTATTTCAACAGTAGCCCAATGAAAGCCTGCTACTCTTCCACTTCTTCTTGTTTCATGTAGGAAATGTTGTGAATCTATTCTCTGTAAACACATGTCTGATCTCTTCCCAACTGTTTTTTAACAAATGACCACCATCACAAGTCAAAGTCACATGTTTccctcttccttccttcctctttAGATTGCAGACGCTTGGATTAACATCTCTCCTGAGTTCACAAGACCATGACGATCGGCAGGAGCTTCAAAAAGAACCAGGTCCCTCGTACTCCTGCTTTCCTGGACAAGACTAATGGATTCTATGGGCGCTTGGACGAGATGTTTAGAGACGATGTACAGATGGAGGGAGAGACCAAAGAAGAGCAGCCAAGTAGCCAAGACAATGGGCCAGCTCCAGGCTGGATAGAAGAGGATGACCACGTGGTTGATTTTAACCAGGGTatgatggatgatgatgatgggaCCACTTTACTGAAGAGGAAGCCCAGCAGACTGAGCCGCCGATGGAGCAGGATGAGCTCCAGGAAGGCAAAGTACGGCAAGTTTTCCTCAGAGAAAGAACTGGGTAATGAAACCAGTACATCTGTAGATCTGAAGCCAGAGGAGGCACTGCCGTCCCAAACCCTGGAAAACAACAGAGAACCAGAACCAACGATGGTGCATTTCTCTGCAAAAGAGCATGCAGATGACCAGATTCTCATCAAAGGGAAGAAGGAGGGAGAAGTGGAAGACATGAAAATAGAAGGAAAGCTGAATGGGGAGACAATGGAAGTTGTGAAGAGGAACACTCTCAAGAATTACCGCAAGGTGAGATTGAGCTGTTTATTAGCGTTGTAAAAGCGAAGAGCAGTTCAGATGTGAATTAAAATTTGTTAGAGTTTCTTACACTCATTGTTCTGCTGATCCTACTGAAATACCATGCTAAAATATCCTGATAAACTTCCCTTCAACACTGAGTTAGCAGCGCCGATATGggctttttttctaaataaaaacatgtgCAACTAGAACTAAGGATACAAATGAGTTGCTAATTAAAAGCAATCGGTCGATTTTCGGTATACATTACGGTATAAAAGTGACATGGCTGGCTGTTTGTtgaacaatatgttgctgaaGTTATGCGTCTACTTATACTTATGCAAATATCAGAGACGACAACGAAAATGTGTCAGGGGACCCTAAAAatttgattgtttattagattttatgaagaTGCATTCTAACATAAAAGATCACACTAGAAGACATATATggttctgttttttttgtttagatcTGTAAATTATGCTTTACTATATAATCCCAAAAACATGGTTAGGTAAACCATGCTAGCCAAAATATTCAAGATGTTGCCAGACAAACCattaaccacactgtaaaaaatgctgagttccactcaattgatttgtgttgagacaacatgaagaaattaagttaacttattcatttttattcacaaaTTTCAGTGAATTGAACTAAAAAGAGTTAAGTTGTCCTTaagaaactcaagaattgtgttgtttcagctcattttaagtaagtagtatgaacaaacagcaaacataatttttttaatgtatgggaTTTGTAGTGTGGTTATAAAAATGGCAATCGATCTTGTGTAGTGATCAAAAAGGATTGTTAAAAATGCACTATATCTTTGTTCTATAATTGATTTTTCATTTAATCCTTTTAGTTTTAGAGTATTTTAGGATATagtaaattatatttgtgcaGTGATAATGCTTTGGAGCCTTGACTACtaagttttgttaaataaaagttatagtttttattattagctTCAAACATCGTCCACATAGTTAATATTATTTGAAAGTTCACTTAAGCATGCAAGGTCTTGGTCATTCTGTAACCATATGTGGTTTGGAACATATTTTGGCAAAGGATCTGGGATAAAGTTCATTTTAGTTTTCTATTTTGCAGTCTTTTAGAGAGTCCATCACTCTATAACTGTTTACATTTGCTGCAATATAACACTTTTCTATGTCTCCACCCCACTGAAAAGCGAATAGCTTCACATGTATCTTTATTACTTCCACCCCCTGTTTATTAGTCCATCTGTTATGTCACTATCAGTTGTTTGCACATATATGGTCAGAGGACAGAAGCAAGTTATACAGTGACCACAGTTCTTTTGGTCGTAAGCAAGGTGACCTTGATTAGAGGAATTTCTGCAAATAATTGAAGGACTCTGTCAGTTCACCTCCATTACATGTCCTCTAGTTCAGCTAATAAGGGCACATTCTTTTTCTGTCAGAGCAATGACCCTAGAATTAAACCCATTTCCTTCTACCTGACCATGCATCTTCAttcactttataaaaaaaaaactttttaaagttattaAGAAAGACTGAGATATGTTTTACAAGAAAGTACACTGTTTATATTTCCCTGTAGAATTTAcggtatttaatttactttaaatcaAACTTACAGCAAGATTACTCTGTTAATATATACACCATTAATCTTGCTTTACATGTATTTAGTGTTGTAAATATATACTgtgaaatatactgtatttttagtaCTCTAAcctgtaatatatttttatacattaaaaattaaCTTGTAGTTCATTGTTTATTATCTATTTGCTATAAAACAGTCCAAATGGTAAACTACTATAtttacttcactgtaaaaaaatctgtaatattatgtttgtttgttttttcggcAGCTAGGGTGCCGgaagaaaaacataaaataacagacattaaattacagaaatttccttaaatttaaatttctggtaaatttctgtaatttagcagcCGTTATTTTAAGGTTGTTTATTTTAAaacgtaaaattacagatttttttacagtgtaagattggcaagatttcacacaattttttttcaatatttaaattcAGACGAGgttaaaatactgttttaatgGTGCCAAAAGGAAATTTCTCACGGtggctattttaaatataataaaatactgcataactgtcaCACAGTAAAATACAACTCATATTACATATGTGAAATAGTGTGTAATTTACAGAAATCTTTAACAATGTACCATTTCAATGTCAACATTTAATTCTATTGAAGTTTACGGGTAATTTCTGGGTTAAAATGGTACACTGTCAAAAAATATTCATTAGGTTTACTAACCTTTTTTAaattaagtggttgcaaactatttatttgggctgaatttacacaaattaagttgaactacataaatccaattaatcttttttttttaagttctactcattaaagaagtttttatgaaaaAGTTCAATCAattacagtggtgtaaagtaacaaattacaaatactcaaattacagtaattgagtagtttttctcaggaattgtaatttactgagtagttttaaaaataggTACTTTCACTTgattacatttttagtgcagtatcggtacttttactccactctTTCCTTcgacctgcagtcactactttattatttctcaTCTATGGGGATAAGTGGAAAAATCAGACCTGTGATTCCTGTCAAATCGAATCAAAGAtacatgtttctttatttaaccagataaaaaaaaacattgagatcaagatctcatttacaagggtggCCAAGAGGCAcacgacttatgaaaaaaaattatactaataaataaaaagtaaagataatataaaaatacagtttagttaTTCAGCTAGACcacattacaatatgttaaaaacacatacactGGTCAGCGCCAggggtgtagtggttagtgcgtcgacatatgcACTCCAGTGcacacggtgacccgagtttgattccacctcgcggtcctatgccaatccttcccatctctctgctccccatgctttcctgtaaaTACTCTGTCCTATCTAATATAAAGTTGAAAACcgcgaaaaaattattattaaaaaaaaaacacacattgagaaatggactgttgttgtttgttataaaagATAGAACTAAATGATCTAATCAGGATGAGCTCAGACATATTtagttcagactgaagagtattccaggatgaggggGCGGCATGGCTAAAAGCTCGCTTCCCTATTTCAGTTCGAACCCAGGGAACAGACAAATGATAAATTTTACTTGAACATAGGGCATACTGGCTTTTTGACCTATGAAGAAGGAAACACTGGTATAAAGGCGTCAGACCCAGAAGAGCCTTGTAGACCAGAGCTTCTTACATTCAGAGAAGGCCACTTAGCTTTGGCATACTCTTCAAAATGGTGAGTTAGTCTACGATAACCTGTAACAAACCTCAGAGCGCTATGATAAACAGAGTTTAAAGGCTGAAGACATTTGGTTGAGgcattcatatataaaacatcaCCACAGTCAAGCAACGGTAAAAATATTGAAGACACAAAATGTTTATGTGCTTTAAGAGAAAAGCAGGATCCATTTCGATAGTAAAACCCAAGCTTAACTCTCAGATTAAGAACCAAATTTGCTACGTGTGCTTTGAAGGAAAGCTCCTGATCAAGTAAAAAGCCCAAATACTTCTAGCTGGACACTAATTTTCATTATATTGAACAACCTTAAGACATGGGCGgtttataaatgcaacaaactGTTTTGAAGCATTTAAAAGTGTTCAAGATATCCagtctttacacacaatgacccagagactgtttagactgtaGGTCACGGATGAGAAGATGATCGATGTTTACTGATGACTTcgccaaaatggccttaaacaatgactaaatgcactacagaatgttacgtttacacatccctgcacaaattCCATGTAAACGCATCGacctttcacagcgtaatactcactactttatcgagtacttttaaaaaaggactactttttactcatactttgagtaatatttacagcagataatTTTACTCTACATACACTACATTTTTGGTTAAGTAATGTTACTTTAACTTTAGTATGCTgatcatttattgtgtttttctctttattttctccTTTAGGCCGTGGACAGAGCTTTCCGTCGAGGATGGGAGACTTTTGTTGCCAATCTGTATAGTGTGACTCTGACACCCATATCATCAACTTCTTCATCTGCACCATCAGACAAAACCCAACTGAACAAGAATCGTGTTTTGGCAGAATTCAGATAACGGTCAAACTCTCTGAGCtgcactttttttatttcaatcactgaataacttcatttgttaatttaaatgTGCTCATGTATTTAATGTGCATTGTTGAACTCTGCATCAAACTGATAGCTGCTGATCGGATCATTATGTAACCTGACAAGAGAGGTCAATATTTGAACGTTTTATCAGTGTATAAATTTATCATCGCAGCACTAACTGAAGGGAGTGTAGCTGATCTTTGTTCTCTCGTGAGGAAACACATGGCTTATGTTATTAATTATCCCACATGGAAAGTTTTTGAGCTGTGAACAGAAGGAGAGTTCCTGTACTTTGGCCATTAACGTGTACTCTTTCAAACGGTTAACTCAACCCTCAAGAACCAATCTGGGAGCTCAAAGATGAAAAAAACAATGTCATCAAGAGGCACATCTCTGGCAATGAAGTGCACAAATAATTGAGCCAAGAGATGGAGTAAATGATGGCTTTTGTGTTCTGTAGAGTTATTTATGTTCGGTTTCTTATTTACAAACCCATGGTTTTCTAATGTTGCAtatgtaaaatgaaaatgattttgtcttgttttatctGCTTTGTGACGTCAAAGCATTGCTAATAAAAACACAACTTAAAAAACAACCTGTGCCACTTGATTCTGTGGTGCTAAATACAAAAGTAGTCAATTATTCTAGATTATTTTAGTAATATGATAGTGTGCTTGTCTTCACGTAGCAAAAttctcaaaatataaatattataataacttTGTGGTTTAATCTTTCTTTAATACACTACCCATTATATTGTAGTTCCCGAGAGTGGTCTCAAGAACATGTTTTTAAGGTTTAGGTCTTCAAATCAATCTCATTTGTGCtttttta harbors:
- the sb:cb1058 gene encoding uncharacterized protein sb:cb1058, which gives rise to MTIGRSFKKNQVPRTPAFLDKTNGFYGRLDEMFRDDVQMEGETKEEQPSSQDNGPAPGWIEEDDHVVDFNQGMMDDDDGTTLLKRKPSRLSRRWSRMSSRKAKYGKFSSEKELGNETSTSVDLKPEEALPSQTLENNREPEPTMVHFSAKEHADDQILIKGKKEGEVEDMKIEGKLNGETMEVVKRNTLKNYRKAVDRAFRRGWETFVANLYSVTLTPISSTSSSAPSDKTQLNKNRVLAEFR